One region of Dethiosulfovibrio russensis genomic DNA includes:
- a CDS encoding transposase, with translation TKVALAALKGDKTLVQLSSDFGVSTVQIGQWKKQLLQGLPEIFQRKGSPVDVDAITAPLYQEIGRLKVELDWLKKKSGVDS, from the coding sequence AGACCAAAGTAGCCCTGGCAGCGCTGAAGGGAGATAAGACCCTAGTGCAGCTCTCCAGTGATTTTGGAGTCTCCACAGTTCAGATCGGACAGTGGAAAAAACAGTTACTACAAGGGCTGCCGGAGATCTTTCAGCGTAAGGGAAGCCCTGTAGATGTCGACGCCATAACAGCCCCTCTCTACCAGGAGATCGGTCGGCTCAAAGTAGAGCTGGACTGGCTTAAAAAAAAATCTGGCGTTGACTCTTGA